The Flavobacterium psychrophilum genome includes a region encoding these proteins:
- a CDS encoding TetR family transcriptional regulator, with amino-acid sequence MISQSVDKRKDLLAAALRLFVQHGFHGTPTSKIAKEAGVANGTLFHYYKTKEDLVVSLYIDIKSRMSEYIWSKAETTTDIKERFRIQFTEVLAWALQNQDEFYFIQQFHTSPFAGLLSPEEIKKQISRSCHEIEEAMQSGTIKNRDIEFVLSVMSSHLFGISQYLTKAKLTDVQKQKVIDDGFDMLWAMIA; translated from the coding sequence GTGATTAGTCAATCTGTAGATAAAAGAAAAGATTTGTTAGCGGCGGCCCTTAGGCTGTTCGTTCAGCATGGCTTTCACGGAACACCTACCAGTAAAATTGCTAAAGAAGCCGGTGTAGCCAATGGCACACTCTTTCATTACTACAAAACCAAGGAAGATCTTGTAGTTAGCCTGTATATAGATATTAAAAGCAGAATGTCTGAATACATATGGTCAAAAGCGGAAACGACTACGGATATAAAAGAACGATTCAGGATTCAGTTTACAGAAGTGTTAGCATGGGCGTTACAAAATCAGGATGAATTTTACTTTATCCAGCAGTTTCATACCTCGCCTTTTGCAGGATTGCTTTCTCCTGAAGAAATTAAAAAACAAATCAGCAGAAGTTGCCATGAGATAGAGGAGGCTATGCAAAGCGGAACCATCAAAAACAGGGATATAGAATTTGTGCTATCTGTAATGTCCAGCCATCTTTTTGGTATAAGCCAATATTTAACCAAAGCAAAACTTACAGACGTTCAAAAACAAAAAGTTATAGATGACGGATTTGATATGTTATGGGCTATGATTGCCTAA
- a CDS encoding beta-lactamase: MILAIVVALIVAGVFVFMQTPKFGRKPQGERLKKVELSPNYKDGSFQNLNHTPDLAEGVSMAKVLKEFFFNKSKRDKPKRVLPSQKTDLKNLEPSENVIIWFGHSSYFIQADGKTVLMDPVFSGAASPISFTTKAFKGSDVYTVDDFPEIDILFISHDHWDHLDYDTVLKLKGKVKKIITGLGTGEHFERWGFDLSTIEERDWNETIDLGDGFVVHITPARHFSGRGLKRNTAIWSSFVLKTPTLNLYLGGDSGYDTHYKAIGDKYGPFDLAILECGQYNEYWKYIHMMPEQVVKAAQELQAKKLMPVHWAKFSLGLHDWDEPILRVSVEAKKQNMTLITPMIGQKASLTKDEVFTEWWKGLE; this comes from the coding sequence ATGATACTAGCTATTGTAGTTGCACTTATTGTTGCAGGTGTTTTTGTTTTTATGCAGACACCAAAGTTTGGAAGAAAGCCCCAAGGCGAAAGGCTTAAAAAGGTGGAACTTTCACCCAACTATAAAGACGGTTCTTTTCAGAATCTCAACCATACACCCGATCTTGCCGAGGGCGTAAGTATGGCTAAAGTGCTGAAGGAATTTTTCTTTAATAAAAGCAAGAGGGATAAGCCTAAAAGAGTACTCCCTTCGCAAAAAACAGATCTTAAGAATTTAGAACCCTCCGAAAATGTAATAATATGGTTTGGGCATTCGTCTTACTTTATTCAGGCCGATGGTAAAACGGTGCTTATGGATCCTGTTTTTAGCGGAGCAGCATCTCCTATAAGCTTTACAACGAAGGCATTTAAAGGTAGCGATGTATATACAGTTGATGATTTCCCGGAAATTGATATCCTTTTCATATCGCATGACCATTGGGATCACCTGGATTATGATACGGTGCTTAAGCTAAAGGGCAAAGTAAAAAAGATAATAACAGGACTTGGTACCGGGGAACATTTTGAACGCTGGGGCTTTGATCTTTCAACAATCGAAGAGCGCGATTGGAATGAAACTATTGATTTGGGAGATGGTTTTGTTGTGCATATCACACCGGCACGCCATTTCTCCGGAAGGGGCTTAAAACGTAATACAGCAATATGGTCGTCATTTGTTTTAAAGACGCCTACGCTGAATTTATATTTGGGTGGAGATTCAGGCTACGACACGCATTATAAAGCCATAGGCGATAAATATGGCCCGTTTGACCTTGCTATATTAGAATGCGGCCAGTACAACGAATACTGGAAATACATACACATGATGCCCGAGCAGGTGGTAAAGGCTGCACAGGAACTACAAGCTAAAAAGCTTATGCCGGTGCACTGGGCAAAATTCTCTCTTGGCCTTCACGACTGGGATGAACCGATACTAAGGGTTTCGGTAGAGGCCAAAAAACAAAATATGACATTAATAACCCCTATGATTGGCCAAAAAGCGAGCCTTACCAAGGATGAGGTGTTTACCGAATGGTGGAAGGGATTAGAATAA
- a CDS encoding peptidase S66: MPLRLVILLLFANIAVAQTVKIPPYLKKGDTVGILATARKVDMAPLQPAIKLLKSWGLNVVIGKTVGLDNNQLAGQDWQRATDFQQMLDNPSIKAIWSAKGGYGTVRMIDRLNFSKFKQNPKWIVGFSDVTVLHSHINNFDIATLHSIACISVGGATPEAIEGLKKGLFGGKIDYTIPAHAYNKTGKAHGELIGGNLSVLYSIMGSPSEADYKGKIIFIEDLDEYLYHIDRMMMNLERNGYFKDVKGIIIGGMTKMRDNDIPWGHDALQIIQDITKEYKIPICFNFPAGHIKDNRALVFGKQVTLDVTASGSKITFD, translated from the coding sequence ATGCCTTTACGCTTAGTTATCCTCCTGTTATTTGCTAATATTGCTGTTGCCCAGACTGTAAAAATTCCTCCATACCTTAAAAAGGGAGATACTGTAGGCATACTTGCTACAGCCCGTAAGGTAGATATGGCTCCACTACAGCCAGCTATTAAACTGCTAAAAAGTTGGGGACTAAATGTTGTAATAGGTAAAACAGTAGGACTGGATAACAATCAGCTGGCAGGGCAGGACTGGCAAAGGGCGACCGATTTTCAGCAAATGCTGGATAATCCTTCTATAAAAGCGATATGGAGTGCAAAAGGCGGTTACGGCACCGTGCGCATGATAGACAGGCTTAACTTCAGCAAATTTAAACAAAACCCAAAATGGATAGTAGGCTTTAGCGATGTTACCGTACTGCACAGCCATATTAATAATTTTGATATTGCCACGCTGCATTCTATAGCATGCATTAGCGTAGGCGGGGCAACCCCTGAAGCTATTGAAGGTTTAAAGAAGGGATTGTTTGGTGGTAAAATAGACTACACAATTCCGGCGCATGCCTATAATAAAACAGGGAAGGCACATGGCGAACTAATAGGCGGAAACCTCTCTGTGCTATACAGTATCATGGGTTCTCCTTCGGAAGCAGATTACAAAGGAAAGATTATATTTATTGAAGATCTTGATGAATACCTGTACCATATAGACCGTATGATGATGAATTTGGAACGCAACGGCTATTTTAAAGATGTAAAAGGTATTATTATTGGCGGAATGACTAAGATGCGCGATAACGATATCCCTTGGGGACATGATGCGCTGCAAATAATTCAGGATATCACAAAAGAATATAAAATTCCTATTTGTTTTAACTTTCCGGCAGGACATATCAAAGATAACCGCGCCCTTGTTTTTGGAAAACAGGTTACACTGGATGTAACCGCATCGGGATCTAAAATTACGTTTGACTGA
- a CDS encoding nitroreductase, with protein sequence MEFLEHLNWRYATKAMNGTTVDDTKIETILEAINLAPTSSGLQPFEVLIVKTDELKEKIFPISNNQSVIKDCSHLLVFTAWDDYTTERINEAFESMYAVRGFSERWDEYRKFLLNTYIGRDAELNYQHAARQAYIAFGFAIAAAATEKVDTTPIEGFDPDALDALLGLREKGLRSIILLPLGYRDAEKDWLIDMPKARKAQSILIKEID encoded by the coding sequence ATGGAATTTTTAGAACATTTAAACTGGCGTTATGCCACCAAAGCCATGAACGGCACTACCGTTGATGATACCAAAATAGAAACAATACTTGAAGCCATTAACCTGGCTCCAACATCAAGCGGACTTCAGCCTTTTGAGGTTCTGATAGTTAAAACAGATGAGCTTAAGGAAAAGATTTTCCCTATAAGCAATAACCAGTCGGTTATAAAAGACTGTTCTCACTTGTTGGTTTTCACTGCATGGGATGATTATACTACAGAGCGTATTAATGAAGCTTTTGAGAGCATGTATGCTGTACGTGGTTTTAGCGAACGTTGGGATGAGTACCGTAAGTTTTTGCTTAACACCTATATTGGCCGCGATGCCGAATTGAATTATCAGCATGCCGCACGCCAGGCATATATTGCCTTTGGTTTTGCTATTGCCGCTGCTGCCACCGAGAAAGTAGACACTACACCGATAGAAGGTTTTGATCCTGATGCCTTGGACGCTTTATTAGGGCTTCGCGAAAAAGGGTTGCGAAGCATAATATTATTGCCATTAGGCTACCGTGATGCCGAAAAAGACTGGCTGATTGATATGCCCAAAGCCAGAAAAGCCCAAAGCATTCTTATAAAAGAAATAGATTAA
- a CDS encoding aspartate kinase, with product MKTISSVVEHYIKTKPFLLSALSQGIINLTSLARNMMPELEQELGKDVKQGAVVMSLKRLSEDLDFRVNHKIVKVLRGIGEITVRSSLTDYTFAVSDTILNKQAELITSINANPEVFYTSSRGVNETNIVVSSSMNATVDRLFADEKQIERTENLASITVKLPKDNISTPGVYYYIFQRLAWEGIIISEVISTSYEFTILVSEQEVDLAFKVIKDLKSL from the coding sequence ATGAAGACAATTTCATCTGTAGTAGAGCACTACATTAAAACAAAACCATTTTTGTTGAGCGCGCTTTCTCAGGGTATTATTAACCTTACTTCGCTAGCGCGAAACATGATGCCGGAACTGGAGCAGGAACTTGGAAAGGATGTAAAGCAGGGTGCTGTGGTAATGTCTTTGAAGAGGCTTTCTGAAGATCTTGATTTTAGGGTAAATCACAAAATTGTAAAAGTACTAAGGGGCATTGGCGAAATAACAGTTCGTTCATCGCTTACAGACTACACTTTTGCAGTTTCAGACACTATCCTGAACAAACAGGCCGAACTTATTACCAGTATTAATGCAAACCCGGAAGTGTTTTATACATCTTCTCGTGGTGTAAACGAAACTAATATTGTAGTAAGTTCATCAATGAACGCAACTGTAGACCGCCTTTTTGCTGACGAAAAGCAAATTGAACGTACAGAGAATTTAGCATCTATTACCGTTAAGCTTCCTAAAGACAACATTTCTACGCCAGGAGTATATTACTACATATTTCAGCGTCTTGCCTGGGAAGGAATTATCATCAGTGAAGTAATTTCTACATCGTACGAATTTACAATTCTTGTAAGCGAGCAGGAAGTAGACCTTGCCTTTAAAGTTATTAAAGACCTGAAGAGCCTTTAA
- a CDS encoding transcription-repair coupling factor, whose translation MKPEILDKYSQSAKVKQIAAALQQRENKIHIKGLLGSALSFIIDPLFRQAELPFLLILKDKEEAAYYLNDLEQLVGDQDVLFYPGSYRRPYQIEETDNANILLRAEVLNRINSRKKPALIVSYPEALFEKVVTRKELEKNTLKVAVGDQVSIDFINEVLFEYEFRRVDFVTEPGEFSVRGGIVDVFSFSNDNPYRIEFFGNEVDSIRTFDVASQLSLDKKNKITVIPNVENKQLQEKRESFLEYINEKTVIFIQNTDALFTQLDVQFKKANEAFDKLSKDIKHASPEELFLNQETFIKKALDFTIAELGSKAIFKTQKTFEYHIQPQPSFNKQFDLLLNNLSDNHGNGYKNYIFCSNEAQAKRFHDIFESLDEANHEDIRKQYKTIVFPIYEGFIDEENQIACYTDHQIFERYHKFSIKNGYSKKGAITLKELNSLSVGDYVTHIDHGIGKFGGLQKIQVDGKTQEAIKLVYADNDIVYVSIHSLHKISKYNGKDGTPPKIYKLGSNAWKVLKQKTKARVKHIAFNLIQLYAKRRLEKGFQYAPDSYLQAELESSFIYEDTPDQITATRDVKADMESERPMDRLVCGDVGFGKTEVAIRAAFKAVDNGKQVAILVPTTILAYQHYRTFSERLKDMPVNISYLNRFRTAKQKSETLKGLADGKLDIVIGTHQLVNKNVQFKNLGLLIVDEEQKFGVNVKDKLKTIAQNVDTLTLTATPIPRTLQFSLMAARDLSVITTPPPNRYPIETHVVGFNEEVIRDAVSYEIQRGGQVFFINNRIENIKEVAGMIQRLVPGAKVGVGHGQMDGKKLEELMLAFMNGEFDVLVATTIIESGLDVPNANTIFINNANNFGLSDLHQMRGRVGRSNKKAFCYFITPPYSAMTDDARKRIQALEQFSELGSGFNIAMKDLEIRGAGDLLGGEQSGFINEIGFETYQKIMNEAIDELKENEFKDLYDDVEAETEKEYVKDIQIDTDFELLFPDEYVNNITERLNLYNELGSIKDEEGLVAFEAKLVDRFGALPKQAQALLISMRIKWIATKMGLEKLVLKQGKMVGYFVGDQQSDYYQSPAFRKVLQFVQRHQTLAKMKEKQTKNGLRLLLTFENIKSLKKALDLLEMVFEV comes from the coding sequence GTGAAACCGGAAATTTTAGATAAATACAGCCAGTCGGCCAAAGTAAAACAGATAGCTGCAGCACTGCAGCAGCGTGAGAACAAAATTCATATTAAAGGACTTTTGGGCTCGGCACTGTCATTTATTATAGATCCGCTTTTCAGGCAGGCAGAACTGCCGTTTCTTCTTATCCTTAAAGATAAGGAAGAGGCTGCATATTACCTGAATGACCTGGAACAACTGGTTGGCGACCAGGATGTATTGTTTTATCCCGGATCATACCGCCGCCCGTATCAGATAGAAGAAACCGATAATGCTAACATACTTTTGCGTGCCGAAGTGCTTAACCGTATTAACTCCCGCAAAAAGCCTGCACTTATAGTATCATACCCCGAAGCACTGTTCGAAAAAGTAGTTACCCGTAAGGAACTTGAAAAGAACACCCTAAAAGTAGCTGTTGGCGATCAGGTTTCTATAGATTTCATAAATGAGGTATTATTTGAATACGAGTTTCGCCGTGTAGATTTTGTAACCGAACCCGGAGAATTCTCTGTTCGTGGGGGTATTGTCGATGTATTCTCTTTCTCTAACGATAATCCGTACCGTATAGAATTCTTCGGTAACGAAGTAGACAGTATTCGTACGTTTGATGTTGCTTCCCAGCTTTCGCTGGATAAAAAGAACAAAATTACAGTTATACCTAACGTTGAGAACAAGCAGTTACAGGAAAAGCGTGAAAGCTTCCTGGAATACATCAACGAAAAAACGGTTATTTTCATTCAGAATACCGATGCTCTTTTTACCCAGCTCGATGTTCAGTTTAAAAAAGCCAACGAAGCTTTCGACAAACTTTCTAAAGACATAAAGCACGCATCACCCGAAGAGCTATTCCTGAACCAGGAAACTTTTATAAAAAAGGCTTTAGACTTTACCATTGCCGAACTGGGTAGTAAAGCCATCTTTAAGACACAAAAAACTTTTGAATACCACATACAGCCGCAGCCGTCGTTTAACAAGCAGTTTGACTTATTGCTTAATAACCTGAGCGATAATCACGGTAATGGCTACAAGAACTATATATTTTGCAGTAACGAGGCGCAGGCAAAACGCTTTCACGATATTTTTGAAAGCCTTGACGAAGCCAACCATGAAGATATCCGTAAGCAGTATAAAACCATTGTTTTCCCTATCTATGAAGGTTTTATAGACGAGGAAAACCAGATTGCATGCTATACAGATCACCAGATATTTGAGCGTTACCATAAATTCAGTATTAAGAATGGCTACTCTAAAAAAGGTGCCATTACGCTAAAGGAACTTAACTCATTATCGGTTGGCGATTATGTAACCCACATAGATCACGGTATTGGTAAATTTGGCGGACTGCAAAAAATTCAGGTAGACGGTAAAACACAAGAAGCTATAAAACTTGTATATGCCGATAATGATATTGTATATGTGAGCATTCACTCGCTGCACAAAATATCTAAATACAACGGTAAAGACGGTACACCGCCAAAAATATACAAACTGGGCAGCAATGCCTGGAAAGTGCTTAAGCAAAAAACCAAAGCGCGTGTTAAGCACATTGCGTTCAACCTTATTCAGCTGTACGCAAAAAGAAGGCTTGAAAAAGGCTTTCAATATGCGCCAGACAGTTATCTTCAGGCCGAACTGGAATCGTCTTTTATTTATGAAGACACTCCCGACCAGATCACCGCAACACGCGACGTAAAAGCGGATATGGAGAGCGAACGACCAATGGATCGCCTGGTATGTGGCGATGTTGGTTTTGGTAAAACAGAGGTTGCCATACGTGCCGCCTTCAAAGCAGTAGACAATGGCAAACAGGTTGCTATTTTAGTGCCCACCACGATACTGGCTTACCAGCATTACCGCACCTTTAGCGAAAGGCTTAAAGACATGCCGGTAAACATAAGTTACCTTAACCGCTTCCGTACGGCAAAACAAAAATCAGAAACACTTAAAGGCCTTGCCGATGGTAAGCTTGATATTGTTATTGGTACTCACCAGCTGGTAAATAAAAACGTTCAGTTTAAAAACCTTGGGCTTTTAATTGTTGACGAAGAGCAAAAGTTTGGCGTTAACGTAAAAGACAAGCTGAAAACCATAGCCCAAAACGTAGATACCCTTACCCTTACTGCTACACCCATACCAAGAACACTTCAGTTCTCGCTTATGGCTGCGAGGGATCTATCTGTAATTACAACACCGCCCCCCAACCGTTACCCCATAGAAACGCATGTGGTAGGCTTTAATGAGGAAGTAATACGCGATGCTGTTTCGTACGAGATTCAGCGTGGCGGGCAGGTATTCTTTATCAACAACCGTATAGAGAATATTAAGGAAGTTGCCGGTATGATACAGCGCTTGGTTCCTGGTGCCAAAGTTGGCGTGGGGCACGGGCAGATGGACGGTAAAAAGCTCGAAGAACTTATGCTTGCTTTTATGAACGGAGAGTTTGACGTGTTGGTAGCCACTACCATCATTGAAAGCGGACTGGACGTACCTAATGCCAATACCATATTTATTAATAACGCTAATAATTTCGGACTATCTGACCTTCACCAAATGCGTGGACGTGTAGGCCGAAGCAATAAAAAAGCATTCTGCTATTTTATCACACCGCCCTATTCTGCAATGACAGATGATGCGCGTAAGCGTATACAGGCGTTAGAGCAGTTTAGCGAACTAGGCAGCGGATTTAACATAGCTATGAAAGACCTTGAAATTCGTGGCGCGGGAGATTTACTTGGTGGTGAACAAAGCGGATTTATAAACGAAATTGGTTTTGAAACCTACCAGAAGATCATGAATGAGGCCATTGATGAACTTAAAGAAAATGAGTTTAAAGACCTGTATGATGATGTGGAAGCCGAGACAGAAAAAGAATACGTAAAAGATATTCAGATTGATACCGATTTTGAACTATTGTTCCCTGACGAATATGTAAATAATATTACCGAGCGTCTTAACCTGTACAATGAGCTTGGATCGATTAAAGACGAGGAAGGCCTTGTAGCCTTTGAAGCCAAACTGGTTGACCGTTTTGGTGCGTTACCTAAACAGGCACAGGCGCTGCTTATAAGCATGCGCATAAAATGGATAGCCACCAAGATGGGACTCGAAAAACTGGTGCTTAAACAGGGTAAAATGGTTGGATATTTTGTAGGCGACCAACAATCAGACTATTATCAGTCGCCGGCTTTCCGTAAGGTGCTGCAATTTGTGCAAAGACACCAGACGCTGGCCAAAATGAAAGAGAAGCAAACCAAAAACGGACTCAGGCTGCTTCTTACTTTTGAAAATATCAAATCGCTCAAGAAAGCCCTGGATCTGCTGGAAATGGTGTTTGAAGTATAA
- a CDS encoding methionyl-tRNA synthetase, with translation MLQDPKRYTVTAALPYTNGPIHIGHLAGVYVPSDIYSRFLRLQGKDVAFICGSDEHGVAISMKAKKEDITPQEVIDKYHAIIKQSFEDFGISFDNYSRTSAKIHHDTASEFFKKLYNEDKFIEEVTEQLYDEKAEQFLADRFVIGTCPKCGNEEAYGDQCERCGSSLNATDLINPKSTITGSKPVLKSTKHWFLPLDRYDAFLREWILEGHKNDWKPNVFGQVKSWLDDGLKPRAVTRDLDWGIPVPVAGAEGKVLYVWFDAPIGYISSTKEWALREGKDWEPYWKSDDTKLVHFIGKDNIVFHCVIFPAMLKAEGSYILPDNVPANEFLNLEGNKLSTSKNWAVWLHEYLEDFPGKQDVLRYALTSNAPETKDNDFTWKDFQARNNNELVAIFGNFINRVVVLTNKYYEGAVPQPNAFSDVDEATLTEMRAYPAVIASSVERYRFREALTELMNLARLGNKYLADEEPWKVIKEDAARVQTQMYVALQIATALSVLSEPFLPFTAAKLKTMLGISEGTLSWNDITLKENLLPAGSQIGQAELLFAKIEDEEIQKQVERLEATKTANIAENKKAEPQKDLITYEDFSKMDIRTGTIIEAEKMPKANKLLVLKVDTGIDVRTIVSGIAESFTPEEVVGKRVTVLVNLAPRNLRGVESQGMILMTQNAEGKLVFINPNTDGVGNGEVIS, from the coding sequence ATGTTACAAGATCCAAAACGATATACTGTTACTGCGGCGCTGCCTTACACTAATGGCCCTATACATATAGGCCACCTTGCCGGTGTTTATGTACCTTCTGATATTTATTCCCGTTTCCTGAGACTTCAGGGTAAAGATGTGGCATTTATCTGCGGAAGCGACGAGCACGGTGTAGCCATATCTATGAAGGCTAAGAAAGAGGATATTACTCCACAGGAAGTGATAGACAAATACCACGCTATCATTAAGCAGTCGTTTGAAGATTTCGGAATTTCTTTTGACAACTACTCGCGTACTTCTGCAAAAATACACCACGATACAGCTTCCGAATTTTTTAAGAAACTGTATAATGAAGATAAATTTATTGAAGAGGTTACAGAGCAACTGTATGACGAGAAGGCAGAGCAATTTCTTGCCGATCGTTTTGTAATTGGCACCTGCCCTAAATGTGGCAATGAAGAAGCGTATGGTGACCAGTGCGAAAGATGCGGATCGTCTCTTAATGCGACCGACCTTATCAATCCAAAATCTACAATTACAGGTTCTAAACCGGTATTAAAATCAACAAAACACTGGTTCCTTCCGTTAGACCGCTATGATGCATTTTTACGCGAATGGATACTGGAAGGCCATAAAAATGACTGGAAGCCTAATGTTTTCGGACAGGTAAAATCATGGCTGGACGACGGACTTAAACCCCGTGCCGTAACCCGTGACCTTGACTGGGGTATTCCTGTTCCTGTAGCGGGAGCTGAAGGAAAAGTACTTTACGTATGGTTTGATGCGCCTATCGGCTATATCTCATCCACTAAAGAATGGGCACTTCGTGAAGGTAAAGACTGGGAACCGTACTGGAAAAGTGACGATACCAAACTGGTTCACTTTATAGGTAAAGATAATATTGTTTTCCATTGCGTTATATTCCCTGCAATGCTTAAAGCAGAGGGATCTTACATACTGCCGGACAATGTTCCTGCAAACGAGTTTCTAAACCTTGAAGGCAACAAGCTGTCTACATCTAAAAACTGGGCTGTCTGGTTGCATGAATACCTTGAAGATTTTCCTGGCAAACAGGATGTATTGCGTTATGCCTTAACATCTAACGCGCCGGAAACAAAAGACAACGACTTTACATGGAAAGATTTCCAGGCAAGAAACAATAATGAGCTGGTAGCTATCTTCGGTAACTTTATTAACCGTGTGGTAGTGCTTACAAACAAATATTACGAAGGTGCTGTACCTCAACCCAATGCTTTTAGCGATGTAGATGAGGCTACACTTACCGAAATGCGTGCATACCCTGCGGTTATAGCATCTTCTGTAGAGCGTTACCGTTTTAGGGAAGCACTAACAGAACTTATGAACCTTGCCCGCCTTGGTAACAAATACCTAGCAGACGAAGAGCCGTGGAAGGTTATCAAAGAAGATGCTGCTAGGGTACAAACACAAATGTATGTAGCCCTGCAAATCGCTACTGCGCTATCTGTACTTTCTGAGCCATTCCTTCCGTTTACTGCTGCTAAGCTTAAAACCATGCTCGGAATAAGCGAGGGTACTTTATCATGGAATGACATTACACTTAAAGAAAACCTTCTTCCGGCAGGAAGCCAGATAGGCCAGGCCGAACTGCTTTTTGCTAAGATTGAAGACGAAGAGATACAAAAACAGGTAGAGCGCCTTGAGGCTACCAAAACTGCAAACATTGCAGAGAACAAAAAGGCAGAGCCGCAAAAAGACCTTATAACGTATGAGGACTTCTCGAAAATGGATATCCGTACCGGAACTATTATAGAGGCCGAGAAAATGCCAAAAGCAAACAAGCTTTTAGTATTAAAGGTAGATACAGGTATTGATGTGCGTACTATAGTTTCGGGTATTGCAGAAAGCTTTACGCCCGAAGAAGTAGTTGGTAAACGCGTTACCGTACTGGTTAACCTTGCTCCCCGTAACCTTCGTGGTGTAGAGAGCCAGGGAATGATACTTATGACACAAAACGCCGAAGGAAAACTGGTATTTATTAATCCTAATACCGACGGTGTTGGTAATGGCGAAGTGATCAGCTAA
- a CDS encoding NAD-dependent epimerase has product MAKILIIGACGQIGTELTKKLRDVYGTDAVIASDIRKGDPEFVASGPFEVINALDFNQIETIIEQNGVEDVYLMAALLSATAEKNPAFAWDLNMNSLFHVLNLAKAGKIKKIFWPSSIAVFGPTTPKQNTPQYTVMEPSTVYGISKQSGERWAEYYHNIYGVDIRSIRYPGLISWSTLPGGGTTDYAVDIYHKALSDGKYTCFLSEETRLPMMYMDDAIRATVEIMQAPAENIKIRSSYNLSAMDFTPKEIAEAIKKEIPDFTIDYAPDFRQKIADSWPQSIDDSSAREHWGWKHDFDLTAMTTDMLEHLSAKAE; this is encoded by the coding sequence ATGGCAAAGATTTTAATTATTGGCGCATGTGGCCAGATAGGTACCGAGCTTACCAAAAAACTTAGGGATGTATATGGAACAGACGCCGTAATAGCGTCGGATATACGCAAAGGAGATCCTGAATTTGTGGCTTCGGGCCCATTCGAGGTAATTAATGCCCTTGATTTTAATCAGATTGAAACTATAATTGAGCAAAATGGTGTAGAAGATGTGTACCTGATGGCAGCACTTCTTTCGGCAACAGCCGAAAAAAATCCTGCATTTGCATGGGATTTGAACATGAACTCGCTTTTCCACGTGCTTAACCTTGCCAAGGCAGGTAAGATCAAAAAAATATTCTGGCCGTCTAGTATTGCCGTTTTTGGCCCTACAACGCCAAAACAAAATACGCCACAGTACACGGTTATGGAACCGTCTACTGTTTACGGTATTTCTAAACAATCGGGTGAGCGCTGGGCAGAATACTACCATAACATCTATGGTGTAGATATCCGCAGTATCCGTTATCCCGGCCTTATCAGCTGGTCTACGCTTCCGGGCGGTGGTACCACAGATTATGCTGTAGATATTTACCACAAAGCGTTAAGTGATGGTAAATATACCTGTTTCTTAAGCGAAGAAACCCGTTTGCCAATGATGTATATGGATGATGCTATTCGCGCAACGGTGGAGATCATGCAGGCTCCGGCAGAAAACATCAAGATCCGTTCTTCATACAACCTTTCCGCGATGGACTTTACTCCAAAGGAAATTGCAGAGGCTATTAAAAAAGAAATTCCTGATTTTACAATTGACTATGCTCCCGACTTCCGTCAGAAAATTGCTGACAGCTGGCCGCAAAGTATTGACGACAGCAGCGCAAGAGAACACTGGGGTTGGAAACACGATTTTGACCTAACAGCTATGACAACCGACATGCTTGAGCATTTAAGCGCAAAAGCAGAGTAA